Proteins co-encoded in one Acidimicrobiales bacterium genomic window:
- a CDS encoding metal-dependent transcriptional regulator, which produces MAEYESPEWHPAFEEYCETIFELEEDDFDVIQARIAERLEVSRPAVSEMVKRMEAEGLIEAGRQITLTPAGLRLAETVVRRHRLAECFLTDILGLSWADAHQEAGKWEHVISPTVEAAMMARLDDPTTCPHGNPIPGSGYEAPDLVTLDSIAIGNRFTVRRIPEELEFREGMLDFLENSSITPGSKGLLTNKSPDGTATVEIDGSTVGVGGFATARILVSTA; this is translated from the coding sequence ATGGCCGAGTACGAATCGCCCGAGTGGCACCCTGCGTTCGAGGAGTACTGCGAAACGATCTTCGAGCTCGAGGAAGACGATTTCGACGTGATCCAGGCACGTATCGCCGAACGGCTCGAAGTTTCGCGCCCGGCCGTCTCCGAGATGGTGAAGCGCATGGAGGCCGAGGGCCTCATCGAAGCCGGTCGCCAGATCACGCTGACCCCTGCCGGTCTGCGTCTCGCCGAGACCGTCGTCCGGCGCCACCGCCTGGCCGAGTGCTTCCTCACCGACATCCTCGGCCTCTCCTGGGCCGACGCGCACCAGGAGGCCGGCAAGTGGGAGCACGTGATCTCCCCCACCGTCGAGGCCGCCATGATGGCTCGACTCGACGACCCCACCACCTGCCCTCATGGCAACCCCATCCCGGGCAGTGGCTACGAGGCCCCCGACCTGGTCACCCTCGACTCGATCGCCATCGGCAATCGCTTCACGGTTCGCCGCATCCCCGAGGAGCTCGAGTTCCGCGAGGGAATGCTCGACTTCCTCGAGAACTCGTCGATCACCCCGGGGTCGAAGGGATTGCTCACCAACAAGTCCCCCGACGGCACCGCCACGGTCGAGATCGACGGTTCCACGGTGGGCGTCGGTGGCTTCGCCACGGCCCGGATACTCGTCTCCACCGCCTGA
- a CDS encoding iron ABC transporter permease, giving the protein MVVGLVFVGPFAYVVSRNVELGTDLLSILWSRDTWDPLRRSLWLGLTVSSSAAVVGTGLAWLTMRTDLPGRRLFRALSPLPLVFPSFVGATALIAAFATGGLAERMLGPLGVTDLPDVSGFRGAWLVLTLFTFPYVYLPVAARMASLSPSLEESARMLGRSPWTVFRTVVLPQVSGAIWAGVLLVFLYTISDWGAVNLLRYSTLTRDIYADRLFDQPRAMGLSLVLGVVALLVVAAERSLDRRRHRVEAVRTRDALVVPLGRWRWPAVGVAGLVLGNALIGPVAVFAFWGWRGLRSDSTTIGLGTDVRALVDPAVNTAQAGLITAAIAIAVVLPVAWLTARYRSRVGGAANTMVVAGFALPGLVIALSLVFWAIDAPIIGRWYQTFPLLILAYVLHFGAQATRAAHVAVGAVPQRLGDAAATLGAGRIRRLVTVELPLMTPGLLAGAGLVMLSTMKELPATKLLAPPGYNTLATRIWSAGESGALAQGALASLALVFVSAVLTWFVVLRRLDHY; this is encoded by the coding sequence ATGGTGGTCGGGCTCGTGTTCGTCGGCCCCTTCGCGTACGTGGTCTCTCGAAACGTCGAGTTGGGCACCGACCTCCTCTCGATCCTGTGGTCGCGCGACACCTGGGATCCGCTACGCCGATCGTTGTGGCTCGGTCTCACGGTGTCGTCGTCGGCCGCGGTGGTCGGCACGGGCCTGGCGTGGCTCACGATGCGTACCGACCTGCCGGGGCGCCGTCTCTTCCGTGCGCTGTCGCCGCTCCCGTTGGTCTTTCCGAGTTTCGTCGGTGCCACCGCGCTGATCGCCGCTTTCGCCACCGGCGGTCTGGCCGAGCGCATGCTCGGCCCGCTCGGTGTCACCGACCTTCCCGACGTCTCCGGGTTCCGGGGCGCCTGGCTGGTCCTGACCCTGTTCACCTTTCCCTACGTGTACCTGCCGGTCGCGGCCCGGATGGCCTCGCTTTCGCCATCGCTCGAAGAGTCGGCACGGATGCTGGGTCGATCTCCGTGGACGGTGTTTCGCACAGTCGTGCTCCCGCAGGTTTCGGGAGCGATCTGGGCCGGTGTGTTGCTGGTCTTCCTCTACACGATCAGCGACTGGGGTGCCGTGAACCTGCTCCGATACAGCACGCTGACCCGCGACATCTACGCCGACCGGTTGTTCGACCAGCCCCGGGCCATGGGACTGTCCTTGGTGCTCGGTGTCGTTGCCTTGCTCGTCGTGGCCGCGGAGCGCTCGCTCGATCGTCGGCGCCACCGGGTCGAGGCGGTCCGAACCCGTGATGCCCTGGTCGTCCCGCTGGGCCGTTGGCGGTGGCCCGCGGTGGGTGTTGCCGGGTTGGTGCTCGGCAACGCGCTGATCGGTCCGGTCGCGGTGTTCGCCTTCTGGGGTTGGCGGGGCCTGCGGTCCGATTCCACGACGATCGGCCTCGGCACCGACGTCCGGGCGCTGGTGGACCCGGCGGTCAACACGGCGCAGGCCGGGTTGATCACGGCGGCGATCGCGATCGCTGTGGTGTTGCCGGTTGCCTGGCTCACCGCCCGCTATCGGAGTCGGGTGGGCGGCGCGGCCAACACGATGGTCGTGGCCGGCTTTGCGCTCCCCGGGCTCGTGATCGCGCTGTCGCTGGTCTTCTGGGCGATCGACGCGCCGATCATCGGCCGCTGGTACCAGACGTTTCCGCTGCTGATCCTCGCCTACGTGTTGCACTTCGGCGCCCAGGCGACACGGGCGGCCCATGTTGCCGTCGGTGCGGTGCCACAACGTCTGGGTGATGCCGCCGCCACACTCGGGGCCGGCCGGATCCGACGTCTGGTGACTGTCGAGCTGCCACTCATGACACCCGGCCTGCTCGCCGGCGCCGGCTTGGTGATGCTGTCGACGATGAAGGAACTGCCGGCAACGAAGCTGCTCGCGCCGCCGGGCTACAACACGCTCGCCACCCGCATCTGGAGTGCGGGGGAGTCGGGTGCCCTGGCGCAGGGGGCGTTGGCGTCGTTGGCGCTCGTATTCGTCAGCGCGGTGCTGACATGGTTCGTGGTACTCCGCCGCCTCGATCACTACTGA
- a CDS encoding sucrase ferredoxin — MTLAFDPSLLPPDDESERCAAHAERIALDPGGTALWVDELIVVDVPLPWPKPVWAKDGFTAVPELVMAAGEAGRRVRVLAAVPLGDGIGRVVTHRLVDDARFERAEHQVVEADVAGLLAGLLGDGLESSPATVVSHEPVRELLLCTQGSHDICCGSLGMSMLTALAAANPDASVRRVSHTGGHRMAPTGVTLPDGRMWGMVDIGEMVAILDLEGSPAALATRCRGWIGAAGGAEQVAERAVMAEIDDWKFDSMSRTTTVLDDVSDHDTTVVEVAADAGVWRVEVEVGRTVPTIACGAPGGQPAKPGTEWRVRSITRSG; from the coding sequence ATGACCCTCGCGTTCGACCCGTCCCTGCTGCCCCCCGACGACGAGTCCGAGCGCTGCGCCGCCCATGCCGAACGCATCGCGCTCGATCCGGGCGGCACCGCGTTGTGGGTCGACGAGCTGATCGTGGTCGACGTGCCGTTGCCGTGGCCGAAGCCGGTCTGGGCCAAGGACGGTTTCACCGCGGTGCCCGAGCTGGTGATGGCGGCCGGCGAGGCCGGCCGGCGGGTCCGGGTGCTGGCCGCCGTACCCCTCGGCGACGGCATCGGCCGGGTGGTCACCCATCGCCTCGTCGACGACGCTCGCTTCGAACGCGCCGAGCATCAGGTCGTCGAAGCCGATGTTGCCGGCCTTCTCGCTGGGCTCCTCGGTGACGGCCTCGAATCGTCGCCGGCCACGGTCGTTTCCCACGAGCCGGTACGTGAACTCCTGCTGTGCACGCAGGGCAGCCACGACATCTGCTGCGGTTCGCTCGGTATGTCGATGCTCACCGCTCTCGCCGCCGCCAACCCCGACGCGTCGGTCCGGCGGGTGAGCCACACCGGCGGCCACCGGATGGCCCCGACGGGCGTCACACTGCCCGACGGGCGCATGTGGGGCATGGTCGACATCGGTGAGATGGTCGCGATCCTCGATCTCGAGGGCAGCCCGGCGGCGCTGGCCACGCGTTGCCGCGGGTGGATCGGCGCCGCCGGTGGCGCCGAGCAGGTCGCCGAACGCGCGGTGATGGCCGAGATCGACGACTGGAAATTCGACTCGATGTCGCGCACCACGACGGTGCTGGACGACGTGAGCGACCACGACACCACGGTCGTCGAGGTCGCCGCCGACGCCGGTGTGTGGCGGGTCGAGGTCGAGGTCGGACGGACGGTGCCGACCATCGCCTGCGGTGCCCCCGGCGGTCAGCCCGCGAAGCCGGGCACCGAGTGGCGGGTCCGCTCGATCACCCGATCGGGCTGA
- a CDS encoding ABC transporter ATP-binding protein: MPDTPGVAIRDVHVDLGGAAVLRGVSLDAPAGSQLALLGPSGCGKTTLLRVIAGLQAVSRGEVWLGEHKVAGDGVSVAAENRRVGLVFQDWALFPHLSVAANVAYGLPREIRPRRFGRRNAEAEQRISALLEMVGIGNLADRMPGSLSGGQQQRVALARALAPRPHVLLLDEPFSSLDTNLRADVRSEVAQLLRDLSVTAIFVTHDQDEAFVLGDEVAVMRDGVVVQQASPTELYSRPADVWLAEFVGEAVLLDGDAHGEHALTALGRIPLASTATGAVRVLVRPEEVGLAAGTDGVVTEVEYHGHDALSTIRLDGGVVVRSRVVGSSPFTVGTTVGVRHRGAATVAFPRVPSPGGVTHATG, from the coding sequence ATGCCTGACACGCCGGGGGTTGCCATCCGTGATGTGCATGTCGACCTCGGCGGCGCGGCGGTGTTGCGCGGGGTTTCGCTCGACGCGCCGGCCGGCAGCCAGCTCGCGCTCCTGGGACCCAGCGGGTGCGGGAAGACCACGCTCCTGCGGGTCATCGCCGGACTCCAGGCAGTCTCTCGAGGCGAGGTGTGGCTCGGCGAGCACAAGGTGGCCGGTGATGGGGTCAGCGTGGCGGCCGAGAACCGCCGGGTTGGCCTCGTGTTCCAGGACTGGGCTCTCTTTCCCCACCTGTCCGTCGCCGCCAACGTCGCCTACGGGCTCCCGCGCGAGATCCGCCCCCGCCGCTTCGGACGCCGCAACGCGGAAGCCGAGCAGCGGATCTCGGCTCTGCTCGAGATGGTCGGCATCGGCAATCTGGCCGATCGCATGCCGGGCTCGCTCTCGGGTGGCCAGCAACAGCGCGTGGCGCTGGCCCGAGCGCTCGCGCCCCGACCCCATGTGCTCCTCCTCGACGAGCCGTTCTCGAGCCTCGACACCAACCTGCGGGCCGACGTGCGTTCCGAGGTCGCCCAGCTGCTTCGCGATCTCTCGGTCACGGCGATCTTCGTGACCCACGATCAGGACGAGGCGTTCGTACTCGGCGACGAGGTCGCGGTCATGCGAGATGGGGTGGTGGTGCAGCAGGCGTCGCCGACCGAGCTCTACTCTCGGCCGGCAGACGTGTGGCTCGCCGAGTTCGTGGGTGAGGCTGTCCTGCTCGACGGCGACGCTCACGGCGAGCACGCCCTCACCGCCCTCGGCCGGATCCCGCTCGCTTCGACGGCGACGGGTGCGGTCCGGGTGCTGGTTCGCCCCGAGGAGGTCGGGTTGGCCGCCGGCACCGATGGCGTCGTGACCGAGGTCGAGTACCACGGCCACGACGCGCTCTCCACGATCCGGCTCGACGGTGGCGTCGTCGTGCGTAGCCGCGTCGTGGGGTCGTCGCCGTTCACCGTCGGCACGACGGTCGGGGTTCGCCATCGGGGAGCCGCGACGGTCGCCTTCCCGCGAGTGCCGAGTCCCGGCGGTGTGACACACGCCACAGGTTAG
- a CDS encoding crosslink repair DNA glycosylase YcaQ family protein: MGDDDPAIEAALSRFSEPVRAWFSSTFHAPTPPQIKGWPAIADGDHTLILAPTGTGKTLSAFLWALDRLSVEPVPDDEQQRTRVVYLSPLRALAVDVEKNLRAPLKGIGFAAERTGAGVHTPTVGIRTGDTPTKDRRQLIRHPPDILITTPESLYLMLTSKARETLANVQHVIIDEIHAMAGTKRGAHLMLSLERLEELTAAPPQRIALSATQRPLDEIARFLGGATIGADGSVTPRPVTVVDAGARKELDIEVIVPIDDMGALGERVEPSMDGPAAASPGRRSIWPSMHPRLLELVETHHSTLIFSNARRLSERLATRLNELSIEQRALAEGRELPAPSVIVGAGDEQSGTSALEGEELVKAHHGSLSRERRLQIEDELKRGDLKGLVATSSLELGIDMGAVDLVIQVASPGSVASGMQRIGRAGHQVGQPSRGKIFPKHRADLLETAVVVDRMHRGLIEETHYPRNPLDVLAQQIVAMCAMDDWEVAELAAVVRRSANFNDLSDEVLGNVLDLLSGTYPSEEFAELRPRIVHDRIAGIVRGRAGSQRLAVTNAGTIPDRGLFGVFLPDGTRVGELDEEMVYESRVGENFLLGASTWRIEDITFERVIVTPAPGQPGKMPFWHGDGPGRPLELGRAIGEFVREIREERDPIARLKDRHGLDDLAARNLMSYLDEQFEVSGTIPDDRTIVVERFRDEIGDWRVCILTPFGAQVHAPWGMALRARLSEEWGTEVDLVWSDDGIVLRLPEAVDRLPVDELLFDPDEIDDLVISRLPDTSMFASRFRECSARALLLPRRRPDQRTPLWQQRQRAADLLSVATKYPSFPMLLEATRECVNDVFDLPALREVMTDLRSRRVRVVPVETAKASPFAQSLLFSWIAVYMYEGDAPMAERRAAALALDRDLLRDLLGAEELRELLSADVLADVELELQCLVDGRKARDRDELHDLLRRLGPLSRLDLEARSIDGADVEEWTRQLVEERRIIDVRIADQPRFAASDDAARLRDAVGVALPVGLPAVFTDPVDDPLGDLCRRYARTHGPFLGRDIAQWIGVTTDRVTVALDALLSEGRVVRGEFRPAGIEREYCDDDVLRQLRRRSLAELRHEIEPVETDALARFLPAWQGVGGRRRGIDGLAEVLAQLQGAPLAASVIEADVLPARLAGYQPSDLDTLCTTGEVVWVGAGAVGATDGRVRLLFRDQVGLLAPPADDPPGEPVHDAIRTHLAERGASFWPDLVGAVAAAELPYDDTSVLAALWDLVWAGEVTNDTLAPLRAVVSGATRKKGARATSARSSVRRRPRPGDMSRLGPPTAAGRWSLVAPLRLPVPTPTEMAHARAHQLLDRYGVLTREAALGEGHEGGFAGVYPLLKALEERGEVRRGYFVAGLGAAQFALPGAVDRLRSAREPEPDTETIVLAATDPAQPYGAALAWPETEGRPVRAAGAHVVLHQGRPLVELERGGRSLITFPGADDGPPWIAALQDLVKDGRLRKLEIGKVDGKPIRETAWAARLESAGFSSGYRGMTFRG; this comes from the coding sequence ATGGGTGACGACGATCCGGCGATCGAGGCCGCGCTGTCCCGGTTCTCCGAACCGGTGCGGGCCTGGTTCAGCTCCACGTTCCACGCCCCCACACCACCCCAGATCAAGGGCTGGCCGGCGATCGCCGATGGCGACCACACGCTCATCCTCGCGCCCACCGGCACCGGCAAGACCCTGTCGGCCTTCCTGTGGGCGCTCGACCGGCTCTCGGTCGAGCCGGTGCCCGACGACGAGCAACAACGCACCCGGGTCGTCTATCTCTCCCCGCTGCGGGCCCTGGCCGTCGACGTCGAGAAGAACCTCCGGGCACCGCTCAAGGGCATCGGTTTCGCCGCCGAGCGAACCGGGGCCGGCGTCCACACGCCCACGGTGGGCATCCGAACGGGCGACACGCCCACGAAGGATCGTCGGCAGCTGATCCGGCACCCGCCCGACATCCTGATCACCACCCCCGAGTCGCTCTATCTGATGCTCACCTCGAAGGCGCGGGAGACACTGGCCAACGTCCAGCACGTGATCATCGACGAGATCCACGCGATGGCCGGCACCAAGCGCGGCGCCCACCTGATGCTCTCGCTCGAACGGCTCGAGGAGCTCACCGCCGCGCCGCCGCAGCGCATCGCGTTGTCGGCCACCCAGCGCCCGCTCGACGAGATCGCCCGTTTCCTGGGTGGCGCCACGATCGGGGCCGACGGGTCGGTCACCCCGCGTCCGGTCACCGTCGTCGATGCGGGGGCCCGCAAGGAGCTCGACATCGAGGTGATCGTGCCGATCGACGACATGGGCGCGCTCGGTGAACGGGTCGAGCCGTCCATGGACGGTCCGGCCGCCGCATCCCCCGGTCGGCGCAGCATCTGGCCGTCGATGCATCCTCGGTTGCTGGAGCTGGTGGAGACCCACCACTCCACGCTGATCTTCTCCAACGCCCGGCGTCTCAGCGAGCGCCTGGCCACCCGCCTCAACGAGCTCTCGATCGAGCAGCGGGCCCTCGCCGAAGGTCGTGAGCTGCCGGCGCCGTCGGTGATCGTCGGCGCGGGCGACGAGCAGTCGGGCACGAGTGCGCTCGAAGGCGAGGAGCTGGTGAAGGCCCACCACGGGTCCTTGTCACGAGAACGACGGCTCCAGATCGAGGACGAGCTCAAGCGGGGTGATCTCAAAGGTCTGGTGGCCACGTCGTCGCTCGAGCTGGGCATCGACATGGGCGCGGTCGACCTCGTCATCCAGGTGGCCAGCCCCGGGTCGGTGGCATCGGGCATGCAGCGCATCGGCCGGGCCGGGCACCAGGTCGGCCAGCCGAGTCGGGGCAAGATCTTCCCGAAGCACCGCGCCGACCTCCTGGAGACGGCAGTGGTGGTCGATCGGATGCACCGCGGCCTCATCGAGGAGACCCACTACCCCCGCAACCCGCTCGACGTGCTGGCCCAGCAGATCGTGGCCATGTGCGCGATGGACGACTGGGAGGTCGCCGAGCTCGCCGCCGTGGTGCGCCGCAGTGCGAACTTCAACGACCTGTCCGACGAGGTGCTCGGCAACGTGCTCGACCTCTTGTCGGGCACCTACCCGTCCGAGGAGTTCGCCGAGCTGCGCCCTCGCATCGTCCACGACCGCATCGCCGGCATCGTGCGCGGCCGGGCCGGCTCGCAACGGCTCGCGGTCACCAACGCGGGCACCATCCCCGACCGTGGCCTGTTCGGCGTGTTCCTGCCCGACGGCACCCGCGTGGGCGAGCTCGACGAGGAGATGGTCTACGAGAGCCGGGTGGGCGAGAACTTCCTGTTGGGGGCGTCCACCTGGCGCATCGAGGACATCACGTTCGAGCGGGTGATCGTCACCCCGGCCCCAGGCCAGCCCGGAAAGATGCCCTTCTGGCACGGCGACGGACCCGGCCGACCGCTCGAACTCGGCCGGGCCATCGGCGAGTTCGTCCGCGAGATCCGCGAAGAGAGGGATCCGATCGCCCGGTTGAAGGACCGCCACGGGCTCGACGATCTCGCGGCCCGGAACCTCATGTCCTATCTCGACGAGCAGTTCGAGGTGAGCGGCACGATTCCCGACGATCGTACGATCGTGGTCGAGCGGTTCCGCGACGAGATCGGCGACTGGCGGGTCTGCATCCTCACGCCGTTCGGTGCCCAGGTCCACGCCCCCTGGGGAATGGCACTGCGGGCCCGGCTGAGCGAGGAATGGGGCACCGAGGTCGACCTGGTGTGGAGCGACGACGGCATCGTGCTGCGACTGCCCGAGGCGGTCGATCGACTCCCGGTCGACGAGCTGCTCTTCGATCCCGACGAGATCGACGACCTCGTCATCAGCCGGCTCCCCGACACGTCGATGTTCGCTTCGCGTTTTCGCGAGTGCTCGGCCCGGGCGCTCCTCCTGCCTCGGCGCCGGCCCGACCAGCGCACCCCGCTGTGGCAGCAACGCCAGCGGGCGGCCGACCTGCTCTCGGTGGCCACCAAGTATCCGTCGTTCCCGATGCTGCTCGAGGCCACCAGGGAATGCGTCAACGACGTCTTCGACCTGCCCGCGCTGCGCGAGGTGATGACCGATCTGCGCAGTCGCCGGGTGCGGGTCGTGCCGGTCGAGACCGCAAAGGCCTCGCCCTTCGCCCAGTCGCTGCTCTTCTCGTGGATCGCCGTCTACATGTACGAGGGCGACGCACCCATGGCCGAACGACGGGCGGCGGCGCTGGCCCTCGATCGCGACCTGTTGCGCGATCTCCTCGGTGCCGAGGAGCTGCGCGAGCTGCTGTCGGCCGACGTGCTCGCCGATGTCGAGCTCGAACTCCAGTGCCTGGTCGACGGGCGCAAGGCCCGTGATCGCGACGAACTCCACGACCTGCTGCGGCGGCTCGGCCCGTTGTCGCGCCTCGATCTCGAGGCGCGGTCGATCGACGGCGCCGACGTCGAGGAGTGGACCCGTCAGCTCGTCGAGGAGCGCCGCATCATCGATGTCCGCATCGCCGATCAGCCTCGGTTCGCCGCCTCCGACGACGCCGCCCGTCTGCGTGACGCCGTGGGTGTGGCGCTGCCGGTCGGGCTCCCGGCGGTCTTCACCGACCCGGTCGACGACCCGCTGGGCGATCTCTGCCGCCGCTACGCCCGCACCCACGGACCGTTCCTGGGCCGTGACATCGCCCAGTGGATCGGGGTCACCACCGACCGGGTGACCGTCGCCCTCGATGCGTTGCTCTCCGAGGGCCGGGTCGTGCGGGGCGAGTTCCGGCCCGCCGGCATCGAGCGCGAGTACTGCGACGACGACGTGCTGCGCCAGCTGCGACGCCGTTCGCTGGCCGAGCTGCGCCACGAGATCGAACCGGTCGAAACCGACGCGCTCGCCCGTTTCCTCCCCGCATGGCAGGGCGTGGGCGGCCGTCGGCGCGGTATCGACGGGCTGGCCGAGGTGCTGGCTCAGCTCCAGGGGGCGCCGTTGGCCGCATCGGTGATCGAAGCCGACGTTCTCCCGGCCCGGCTGGCCGGCTATCAGCCAAGCGATCTCGACACCCTGTGCACCACCGGCGAGGTCGTGTGGGTCGGGGCCGGCGCCGTCGGTGCCACCGACGGCCGGGTGCGTCTGCTGTTTCGTGACCAGGTCGGTCTGCTGGCGCCGCCGGCCGACGACCCGCCGGGCGAGCCGGTGCACGACGCCATCCGCACCCATCTCGCCGAGCGGGGCGCCTCGTTCTGGCCCGACCTCGTGGGCGCGGTGGCCGCGGCCGAGTTGCCCTACGACGACACCTCGGTGCTTGCCGCGCTGTGGGACCTGGTGTGGGCCGGCGAGGTCACCAACGACACGCTGGCCCCGCTGCGCGCGGTCGTGTCGGGCGCGACCAGGAAAAAGGGCGCCCGAGCGACATCGGCGCGCTCGAGCGTTCGGCGTCGCCCCCGACCCGGTGACATGAGCCGTCTCGGCCCGCCCACCGCGGCCGGTCGCTGGTCGTTGGTCGCACCACTGCGTCTGCCGGTGCCGACGCCGACCGAGATGGCCCACGCCCGGGCCCATCAGCTCCTCGACCGCTACGGGGTGCTCACCCGTGAGGCCGCGCTCGGCGAGGGTCACGAGGGTGGGTTCGCCGGCGTCTACCCGTTGCTGAAGGCGCTCGAAGAGCGGGGCGAGGTGCGCCGCGGCTACTTCGTGGCCGGCCTCGGCGCGGCCCAGTTCGCGTTGCCCGGCGCCGTCGATCGCCTGCGGTCGGCCCGCGAGCCCGAGCCCGACACCGAGACGATCGTGTTGGCCGCCACCGACCCCGCCCAGCCCTACGGCGCCGCCCTCGCCTGGCCCGAGACCGAGGGTCGTCCCGTGCGGGCGGCGGGCGCCCATGTGGTGCTCCACCAGGGCCGTCCGTTGGTCGAGCTCGAACGCGGCGGCCGGTCGCTCATCACCTTCCCCGGGGCCGACGACGGCCCGCCGTGGATCGCCGCGCTCCAGGACCTGGTGAAGGACGGACGACTGCGCAAGCTCGAGATCGGCAAGGTCGACGGCAAGCCGATCCGCGAGACCGCGTGGGCGGCCCGCCTCGAGTCCGCCGGTTTCTCGTCCGGCTATCGGGGCATGACATTCAGGGGCTGA
- a CDS encoding extracellular solute-binding protein has product MRKPFRILTLLLVFVLFAAACGDDSETAGDGDPTDGVTPEEEMADSITVYSGRDEELIGPLLEAFTEETGIDVQAQYADSAELALLIQTEGDSSPADVFISQSPGALGFLAGEEMLAELDPSITDLVGPEYAASDDTWVGLTGRVRVLVFNSELVDEADLPESVLDLTDPSYAGRVALAPTNGSFQDFVTAMRNELGDDATLEWLEGMAANESPNYSGNSPIVEAVGRGEVEMGLVNHYYNVRALEADPSLPSRNHFFAADDIGSLVVITGGAVLSSSDAVTGAEALLAFLLSEESQAQFVDEIQEYPILPGVDAPEGLPPLAGYAADTIDYELLGEGLTGTIELIRESGIEQ; this is encoded by the coding sequence ATGAGAAAACCATTCCGCATACTCACCCTGCTTCTCGTATTCGTGCTGTTCGCGGCCGCGTGCGGGGACGACAGCGAAACGGCCGGCGACGGCGACCCCACCGACGGCGTCACGCCCGAGGAAGAGATGGCCGACTCCATCACCGTGTATTCGGGCCGCGACGAGGAGCTGATCGGTCCGCTCCTCGAGGCGTTCACCGAGGAGACCGGTATCGACGTACAGGCGCAGTACGCCGACTCCGCCGAGCTTGCTCTGCTCATCCAAACCGAGGGCGACAGCTCCCCGGCCGACGTCTTCATCTCGCAGAGTCCGGGCGCGCTCGGTTTCCTCGCCGGTGAAGAGATGCTCGCCGAGCTCGATCCGTCGATCACCGACCTGGTCGGACCCGAGTATGCGGCCAGCGACGACACCTGGGTCGGTCTCACCGGTCGGGTTCGGGTCCTCGTCTTCAACAGCGAACTCGTCGACGAGGCGGACCTCCCCGAGTCGGTGCTCGACCTGACCGATCCTTCCTATGCCGGGCGCGTTGCGCTGGCGCCGACGAACGGATCGTTCCAGGATTTCGTCACGGCCATGCGCAACGAACTCGGCGATGACGCGACCCTCGAGTGGCTCGAAGGCATGGCGGCCAATGAGTCCCCGAACTACTCGGGCAACTCCCCGATCGTCGAGGCGGTCGGTCGCGGCGAAGTCGAGATGGGTCTGGTCAACCACTACTACAACGTGCGTGCCCTCGAAGCCGATCCGTCGTTGCCCAGCCGCAATCACTTCTTCGCGGCGGACGACATCGGTTCGCTCGTGGTGATCACGGGTGGTGCGGTTCTCTCGTCGTCCGACGCAGTGACTGGTGCCGAAGCCCTGCTGGCCTTCCTTCTGAGCGAGGAGTCGCAGGCTCAGTTCGTCGACGAGATCCAGGAGTACCCGATCCTCCCGGGCGTTGACGCCCCCGAAGGGTTGCCGCCGCTCGCAGGGTATGCCGCCGACACGATCGACTATGAACTACTCGGTGAGGGACTCACGGGAACGATCGAGCTCATCCGGGAAAGTGGCATCGAGCAGTAA